A window of Notolabrus celidotus isolate fNotCel1 chromosome 11, fNotCel1.pri, whole genome shotgun sequence contains these coding sequences:
- the si:ch211-117c9.5 gene encoding sodium- and chloride-dependent creatine transporter 1 produces the protein MSPELEETSQGEISLPQLEAGTLSEEEGGSARPLVPVPGAGPGCGAGGGAGPPQTQDGTASGTGNGAVAVPVVERETWTRQMDFIMSCVGFAVGLGNVWRFPYLCYKNGGGVFLIPYLLIVFIGGIPVFFLEIALGQFMKQGGVSAWNIAPLFKGLGLASMVIVFFCNTYYIMILVWGLYFLFHSFTNPLPWATCGHPWNTPNCTQDFRRACHNRSAAQSALPSPDSTPSNLLASTSSPLNLSSAQLLLNGSCMETEGMRSPVIEFWERKVLRLSGGLHEPGDISYEMVLCLLATWVIVYFCMWKGVKSTGKVVYFTALFPYLVLVVLLAHGVTLPGAIDGIVYYLKPDWSKLGEAQVWIDAGTQIFFSYAIGLGALTALGSYNRFHNNCYQDAFLLAIINSGTSFFAGFVVFSVLGFMAAEQGVDISKVAESGPGLAFIAYPKAVTLMPLAPLWAALFFFMLLILGLDSQFVGVEGLITGIMDMLPPKSALGSLRREVVAAICCVICFLIDMSMVTEGGMYVFQLFDYYSASGITLLWQAFWECVVIAWVYGADRFMDDVARMIGYQPLPYMKWCWSYITPFVCVAVFLFHVVNYKPLTYNTVYTYPLWGEVLGWALALSSMLCIPLTVLFKLLRCKGSLRERWQHLTTPVWGRHHLEYLAPESEAKLLPPAGTKSTLLFESVI, from the exons ATGTCACCTGAGTTAGAAGAGACCAGCCAAG GTGAAATCAGTCTCCCCCAATTAGAGGCCGGGACCTTGTCAGAGGAGGAGGGCGGGTCAGCTCGCCCCCTGGTGCCCGTGCCTGGAGCGGGCCCAGGGTGTGGTGCAGGTGGAGGGGCTGGCCCGCCGCAGACCCAGGACGGGACTGCATCTGGGACTGGAAATGGGGCTGTCGCAGTTCCAGTGGTGGAGAGAGAAACCTGGACCAGACAGATGGACTTCATCATGTCCTGCGTGGGATTTGCAGTCGGCTTGGGCAATGTGTGGCGGTTCCCTTACCTTTGCTACAAGAATGGAGGAG GAGTATTTCTCATCCCCTACCTTCTAATTGTGTTCATCGGTGGAATCCCAGTCTTCTTCCTGGAGATTGCACTGGGGCAGTTTATGAAGCAGGGAGGCGTCTCGGCCTGGAACATCGCACCCCTCTTCAAAG GTCTGGGTTTGGCCTCAATGGTCATAGTGTTCTTCTGCAACACCTACTACATCATGATTTTGGTGTGGGGCCTCTACTTTCTCTTCCACTCCTTCACTAACCCTCTGCCCTGGGCCACCTGTGGACACCCCTGGAACACCCCCAACTGTACACAGGACTTCCGCCGTGCCTGCCACAACCGCAGCGCTGCCCAGTCTGCTCTGCCGTCACCTGATTCCACCCCCTCAAACCTCCTTGCCTCAACCTCGTCCCCGTTGAACCTGTCCTCAGCCCAGCTCCTCCTCAATGGCAGCTGCATGGAGACAGAGGGCATGCGCTCCCCAGTCATCGAGTTCTGGGA ACGTAAAGTACTTCGTCTTTCTGGTGGGCTTCACGAACCTGGTGACATCAGCTATGAGATGGTACTGTGTCTTTTAGCCACTTGGgtcattgtttacttctgcatgTGGAAAGGAGTCAAATCTACTGGCAAG GTTGTGTACTTCACTGCTCTTTTCCCCTACCTTGTTCTGGTTGTTCTTTTGGCCCATGGAGTCACTCTACCTGGAGCTATAGATGGGATTGTTTACTACCTGAAACCAGACTGGTCAAAACTTGGAGAAGCGCAG GTGTGGATTGATGCCGGGACTCAGATTTTCTTCTCTTATGCCATTGGACTGGGAGCCCTGACTGCGCTGGGCAGCTACAACCGCTTCCATAACAACTGTTACCA ggaTGCTTTCCTGTTGGCTATTATAAACAGTGGAACCAGTTTCTTTGCAGGCTTCGTGGTGTTCTCTGTGCTGGGCTTCATGGCTGCAGAGCAAGGCGTGGACATCAGTAAGGTAGCAGAGAGTG GTCCTGGCCTGGCATTTATAGCCTATCCCAAGGCAGTGACTCTGATGCCTCTGGCGCCACTCTGGGCAGCACTTTTCTTCTTTATGTTGCTCATACTGGGCCTGGACAGCCAG tttgtaGGGGTGGAGGGTTTGATAACGGGAATCATGGACATGCTACCCCCCAAATCTGCCCTTGGCTCCCTGCGACGAGAAGTGGTAGCAGCCATCTGCTGCGTCATCTGCTTCCTCATCGACATGTCCATGGTCACTGAG GGAGGGATGTATGTCTTCCAGCTGTTTGACTACTACTCTGCCAGTGGCATCACCCTGCTGTGGCAGGCCTTCTGGGAGTGTGTGGTGATTGCGTGGGTCTATG GCGCAGACCGTTTCATGGACGACGTGGCCCGTATGATAGGCTATCAGCCTCTACCCTACATGAAGTGGTGCTGGTCCTACATCACGCCTTTTGTCTGTGTG GCAGTGTTCCTGTTCCATGTCGTGAACTACAAGCCCCTTACCTACAACACAGTGTACACTTATCCCTTGTGGGGTGAAGTGCTTGGCTGGGCGTTGGCTCTGTCTTCAATGCTCTGTATCCCTCTTACCGTTCTGTTCAAACTTCTGCGCTGCAAAGGATCTTTGCGGGAG CGGTGGCAGCACCTTACCACCCCAGTTTGGGGTAGACATCACCTAGAGTACCTGGCCCCTGAGAGCGAGGCCAAATTGCTGCCCCCGGCAGGCACCAAGAGTACGCTTCTCTTTGAAAGTGTCATCTGA